The segment tgcagtggtccaatAGAGTATAGTAGAGATGGATGATGATGGCTGATATTTGGACGTCTTAGCACATCGGATATCGGCCTTACATCTCCAGCATAGtgcgatatttagttttggtcgatctgctgtctaaaaaatacacacaaagctttatattaacactttaacacaaagagatagctgcacaaacatgactacacagctcttttaTGGGCGTGTGGTGAAAAGGGGATCAGGGGAGAGTTTGTAGTGAATTGAAATGacagaatttggggaaaataatcaaaatcggacCCATATATCGGCCCAAAATATATCGGTAGACCGGATTCTAAACGATTGACATTGGCCATGAGAAAAACCcatatcagtcgatctctaGTTTATAGTTTTTATAGTCTTCCTCCTCCAATTATTCACTATAGATTAAAACAAATGGTGTAAAATGTACTAAGCGTTACTGTAAAAATATAGTCcaggcttgtcacgataacaaattttgaagtgcgatatatttctgaagtaaataaagtatagacgataaacgataaaaagtgaaacaaactgcattaaataaataacagaatgcaacacttccatagttagtttgtgtctataatgagtcatatactaatcaacagctcaaatctaatccgagtacagaaaaataaccaacatgttcccactagtacaaagaaaaagtccccatgataaatgTTGACCCTCCAAAAGTACTTTTCCATCCGCAATGTATAGAATGACAAGtccatatagtaattatcataacAGATCTAATATAATCTCACTACATATCATTTAATATAAGCAAAATACTactaaacaaatatacagaagaTCAAACATGTCAGTAGTGTGTGTAGTAGTTCTTTTTTGCAGTATAGGTACATACAAATAAATCCTACGTCTTTATGTAATCgatatttcaatatatttttattagtctgtgcaAGGTCATTTCATTTCCATATCCAGGCATAATAATTCTTCTTCATttaataattacaataaaaaatctAGGTTTCTTTCACTGGTTACTCCAAAAGCTGCGTATTTAGCCAAGTGATTTCTCGTAAAAAGGCAATCACGATGATGGTAATTGGATCATTACCAAAATGTCTAGGGACGTTTATATGGGGATGGGGTAATGGTTTGtgctcaaaatgtatttttagctttctacttTGGTTTCCATGGTACTTTACTTTATCATATCCTTCAAAGGGCTCATAATTGTGAAATGCTCAGGAAAAGATAACATTACTATTGCGATACTGAGAAGGGGATTTGATTATTTTCAGATGAGCACAGTGTTTTTCCAGCGCAAAGCAGTAATAGCAAGGACAATTATAGCATTTCGAGTTTATTTACTCATAGTTTGTTACAGTGTAGCTTCTCACCTCCTTCTGCTCCGTGTGGATGGTGTTAGACCTCATCAGCGCTGTGAGGCCGCGCTAGTCTCTCCTCACGTTAAGCCTTCACCTCCATTAACCCTCCACAAAGGCAGCGAGGAGGCGGGCACGAGGTTGCGACGCTAGCTTAATCTGTTTTTCTTCCCCTCATCCACAGGTGAGCGAAGACTGGAAGTACGTCGCCATGGTGATCGACCGCCTCTTCCTGTGGATCTTCGTGTTCGTGTGCGTCTTCGGGACGTTGGGCATGTTCCTCCAACCACTTTTCCAGAACTACACAGCCAAGACCATCACCAGCACGCCAGGTTGATCGCCCCTCCCGAAACGTCCGACAAGCTAAAGGACAGCTCTTACCCCCTTCTGTCCCTTTGACACACCGGCCCGGGACAACGTAAGGCCGGTGGCAAAgacggagggggtctggttggGATTTTTGTCGTTTTTGGAACTGGGACAAAACTTGGAAACAGTAAATCACGTCCATTATACCTTTATAGTAACGTTTTTGCAAAGTTTTTTCTCGGATGAAGAAAGAATCGGAAGTCATATTCTTTACCTGCAGTTTTTGTCCAGCTGCTCTAATGGACTATCCTTCCCTTTCAGTTCTTCAGATCCCTCCTCAGGTCGACAGGAGTTAAGGAATCCCTGTTTTATTCCTTACCAAACCTATAAAACCAGCCAACTCGATCTCCCTAACATTGCTTGTATACACACATCGTTTAAGTCAAAGTTAAAATCTGCTACTCAGAAAGGGAAGGGGAGTTCACATCTTCAGATAGATTTAACTTTTTCTTCCACCATCAAATAGTTTACCATAGCATAGCCGCTTAACACACACAGAACTATTACAAATCTCATGCAGCAATTTTTTTACTCAAGGAAaggctgaaaaaaaacaaacttcaaaCTGAATGCGATGTTGCTCACGTATTTACTAGTGAGGCCAGGTAGCAGGtgatgaaaataaatatataaaataatgatatgCATATGCAAGAATGAAGCAGGTTGTGTTATTAGCTGAAAGGATAGAGCATGCATGGGTAGCTTCCTCTTTAGACAGTTTTGCACATTCGTAGAGCAGTACAGGAGAGCACAGCTGCGATGAGGTCAGCTTAGAGGCATCATGGCTGACAGACCCTCCTACGGTTACGACGGATAAAAGAAAGTTGGGCAAATACCTGGAAATATTGTGTGTGAGAAATGCCAGTTTGcgatttaaatgtgctttatttaaCTTTCCGCTACGGAGGGTCCGCTACGTCCTTGTCTTTGTGGatatttgcctgaaatgttctatagtgtagcatttattattatttgtttgtattcaaCTACACcactttattgctcaaaaataccttggaaaacgtGTTCTTCCTGTAAACGGGGTCACCTCCACAGATTGGACCCGTAACTCGCTGGTGTCCATGAAAATATTTAGGTTTAAGGCCGTACCGtgaaacattctaagcaaaagaacaatatttccatgaggacaagcaggtggcggacccctccatccgaaaagttacatagtgcaccgttAAAAGTGTATTCTGTGTCACTTTTTCTACTGTATGTCACTTACCCTCACTCCTCTGCCTTTGTCTTTTATTCTCTTTTTAATTCtgagttgtttatttatgtCTTGCCAAGAGCGGTTTATGTATCAACGTGTGCGTAAGATACGTTTGTGGCCTATGCCCCCATTACGCATGACGCATCTCTGATTACGGATTCGACAGATCCAGGGAACATATGCGTCAGCCTCGTTATAACCTCTCTCAATCACTCTTAGGTCTTCCATGGGCAAATACATAACATTTTGTCCACTTATTCTCATCATAAACTCAATGGCTGGTTGCTTTGGTTTGTACTTTTGTCATGCTTTTCCCATTTTGTCATCGGTTATTGATAACTTAGATGGCAGCGGATGGAGTAAGTCACACTCAtaaggcaataaaaacaaaacttgctGTTCAAAATCACAACTGTGGAACTATGGGAAACGCTGCAAGAGCACAATACTGTATGGACAGCACTGACTGGGGTGGAGAATATGCCCGAATTTGAATGGATGTCATGTCTGGAGAAGCCACTATGATGAATCGCTGTTTAAATCCAATGTCACTGTCACTCTGCGTGCGTCTCCCCGTCAGTTAATAGTCACGTGGCCAAGTTCATCTCGGACTAGGAGCTGTCTGGAGAACAGGATTACCCAGGGGATCCCCCAATACGCCCTGAAACAGTGTGAAAAGCCTATATAAGAGAAACTATGATACACTGCACATGGACATTAACGGACTACTTTCTCTCTATGACGTCTCCACTcgctgtccctctcctcttgctCCCACATGCATTAACCCCCACCCCTTTTTTCACCTCAGATCTGCTCCTGTGCACACCGCAATCAGTCAAATAAAGGTTGTAGGTACAGACGAAGCAAACAGTGTGTTGGTGGCTATGTTTTTATACTATACAAGGAGTGGAGAAAGATATATTTCCTGTCATTCTAATAGGAACTTCCTTTTGTGTACTTAAGGTATCAGCAACTATTTTTTTTGCCTGTAATGGGTTTTTCCAAGGTCAACGTAACCTCTCACCATTGTTTTCAGCCAGGAGTGCCATAACATCACGTAAATCATTTGAAAACGTTCTTATAGTAAACTAATAActatatttttctttacttttcttagcattttaatATCAAATTAGTGGACAATGGCCTGCATTGCCTCCCTCAGTGTACAGATGGTCTTgtgctgccctctggtggttagTTGGAAGCATTTCAATCCTCTACTGGTGTAAATGAAAACCAACAGACTTGTAATTTGAGTATAGATCACATTTATTCTTCCAGGGAGTACTGCATTTGAAAGTGttacaaaagacacaaaacaacaagagAGATATGCACACACGTGACAGTGACAGCACTCTCCAGGTTGTGGCGTGCAGGTGGTAAATACTACATGACGCTGGGgcacaaacccacacacacacacgcacagttacaacttgtgtgtgtgtgtttgtgtgagccACAGAAGGAGTCCTCTGGTCCCCTGTCCCCCCGCTCACCACCCCCTGCTCTCCCTCACACCATCCCTCCCTGGAGCTTGTGTTTTGCAGAGTGGTGGACATGTTCCTCTGGGCCTCCTCACTTCTTCTTCTGGTCCTTTTCGTTGTATTCTAAGAAGAAGTCGTTGCAGGCCACAGTGAGAGCTCCGACCAGGATGATGAACTCGGTGAAGTCTACCTCTCCATCATTGTTGGAGTCCAGGTCTCCCATGACTTTGTCCACTGCCTCTTTGTCTTGGGCATTCTGCACAGACACATTTAACATTAGTATTAGCCTTAACATGTTATATACAGAGGGGTCAGACTGGGGGAGTAAAGAGTACTGTTTACCCAAGGCCCAGTGCAGGGAAGGGCTCTTCACAAAGTCTCTAATGGGTATTTTTCATTAGTCAACATGTAGTACAGGCCCACCAAGATAATTTGTACCTGGCTCCCAGAATTTTGTGCTACACTCTTGGTTATACGTGACATGTTATAGTGACAGTGTTGATAGTGGGTGCTCCTTACCCCTAGGTAGTTGCCCAGCTCTGTGGTGAGCAGCTCTTTGAGCTCGGCTCGGCTCAGTGTGTATTTGTCTCCTTCGTTTCCAGAGTATTTGTGGAAGGTCTGGATCATGAGCTGCATGGCGCTCTCCAGGGTGGAGGCATTCTCAAGGTTAGGCAAAGACATtctgagaaagaggagagagacattaGACAAGTGACAATGGAACAGGCATTTGCACATCCTATGGATCTTAGAACATGAACCAGCCCTGTACTGATCAGCACATGTAAATCTATAGACTAGCTATAGACTAAGGTTGGTGCATGTCCAGATTGAGCCTAATGGAAAACTGAGTGTGACTTTTAGTTAGTCTCAGTGTTTCCTCTTGGTCAGAGCCTCAGGTCTGTGCACagataatataatgtaatgctCATGTGTTTGTTGGCTCCAGAGACAGAAGCTCTGGGAGACCACATGGTCAGGGGTTGGACATGTGAGCCAGCGTCAGGTGAAACTCAAAGCAACGTGATAGTCCTAAAGTGGAGCTGCTCCGGCCGAAACAAGCGGAGAAAGCTCTAAGCACTTGTCCACCCTCCACCTCTGAACTGTGAGAACTCCTCAACTGTCACTCACATTTAACACTCTCATTCTTCTGGATGATGTTTACAGAGACAGTAGAAGTGTCAGCCACTGTACATTCATCCAGTGGTAATACTTTTTCAAAAGCCTGCACTAGTATTTTTGGAAGAATCTGAAAAAgccacacattttacacaaagtCCTCTTACCTGAGTGAAGGGTGAGTGCTGGCTTTGCGGTCAAAactgcagagaaagagaggaaaggcaACTGATGCTGGTCCAGAACTGGGACATGTCTTAAATACCCCCTTCACTCCTCCCATCCCACCTGAACCGCCTCCTCACACCTGctgccccccctctcccccttcacTGTGTCTTCATCCACAACTTCTCTGCTTACACACCAGACACCTGCTATCTGTGCTGGGATCCTGCTGTTGTCCTGCAGGGATGACATAATGGTCAAAACGTTATCGCCGCTGAAAATACAGAGGGGGGCATTAAGTAAATTGGAAAAACCCATAATCTGTCCGAAACTGAACTCTAAATGGTCTGGAGACACTCGGGTGACAGGACAGACAGCAGTAAAGACAAAGAGCACTGTCCACACACAGTCACAGACTTCATAGTTACcatgaaaacaaatattcaagtaGATCCAGACAAATTTAAGTTTAGAATGATATTTTAGTACTGGGCAGACAATATAGCGTCACTGGTATTTTACTCTAAAATAAACTGgttaacaaatacaaaataataataataaaaaagaaaactgatatcaaatctacaaacaaaaatcaaccttctcgtttttttttgttttttttttcacttggaTGCAGGTAAAAGTTGTGCAGCAAAAAGTTGTTTTCATGCAAGAATCATAGTATTAATTCCACTAGATAAGatacacaatcacacacaaaaaCTTACATTTGAACATAATTTTATTGCCTCACCATGATTCATTCTGTTTATTGATGCAGGATATGTGCCATTTGAACTACTGCACTGGTTATTACACTGAAAGAGTTATATTTAAGTGGGATTTCTTGTTTATTATTGAAGGCGTAAGGTGCCATGTCAGCTGCAGGGGATTTTGGAAGAAGAAACCTTTTTGACACTGTAGCTGAATAACGGTGGAGGATAGACACACCACACCTGGCAACCCCGTGAAGGAAATCCCAAACAGAGACATAGTAACGCCGGTCTATGCACTCCACATGTTTTaatacttcctggtttgtagaaggatatttatttttatttaattgagcAAAAATCAAGGTAAGATTACTGGATTCCACTGTAAAACACATGTTCGGCAAAGTTACGTGGCCAAAGCAAGAGGTCAGGTAACATTCTAAAGAGCCAATAGTTTAATATAAGCTGGAGGGGAGTATTTCAAGATAGAATTAGCTTGTTTTTGAAAGTCCcaaatacagatgttttttcATGGTGTGTATTTATATTCCTGTAATCACTGGGCCTATCCTCAAAGAAACCACACAAAGTTCATATAAAAAAGTgatgacaatattcaaacacACAGCCACAATTGTTGTCAGCTCAAAAGACTTTACCACACAAAATTAACATGGCAAATCTGTGAAACCAAATCCTAATAAGAACATTTGTGAACTAAACCTATTTGGGTTATAGTCCAGACGCGATGGTAGCTAATCTATGTGTGAAAGTTATGTCTTATGCTTCCCACACTACTCTATCACGATGGCTCGGTGGATTGCATTCTTGCCTCAAAGTAAGACTAACCGGGATTCAACTTCTGAGTGGCATGGGGCCTTTCagcttttcatgtttctcgCTGTGTCTGGGTAGATCTCGTTTGGGCCAATCAGTTTTCtctcatcaacccaaaacatgcccCGTGCCTCATCAACCTTCATTGTCATTTAAATATGGGTCAAATGGAGGGGATGATACTCCCTGCTTCGATCTGTATCTTAACCAATGCGATGCTGATGAGTTTGGGCCCTGACGTCAAGAAAAAATATGGTTGTCATACATATATAGAGTATATTCATGAGTATGTCAGCGGATCTCATTGTATGGGCCCACTGCTGGATATGAAGTCAATGTATATGAGGAATGAATATTTTACCCATGTGCTCGTTTAAATCCATCCTTCACCCACAGAACATGAGGTCGGGCGTAGTGACAGTGATGGAGTGGGTAGGGgcaggagacagacagaaagcgGTCAACACAGAACAGTGACACATAAAACATATAGTGCATTTGAATGGATGTTCTGTGCGGTGATGCGTGAATGGACACAACATGTACATCAGATGAGCCTATGTTATTCTACGTGTGATTAGCTGCGGTGGAGGGAGCGTCCTATGGGAGTGTTTGTGTCTAATGTTGCACAGAGGAGAACACCGCACAAAGGGAAGCGCATACAGTATGTCAGGTTCGCATTTCAATAGCTGATGCTGCAGAGTTTGACCAGTCAGGGGTGTCAAAGCTATATTTAGTTCACTATAGGAGGCTGGTCATGATGGAGGACCAGGTTCCGTAGCTGCAGAGAGTGGAACATTGGTcaaacaaatatgcaaatacagATGAGGCAGAAGAGTTTTCATAtaaagtttttattgttttgaaaatacaatCTTCTTTGCATGTTATAAAGACTACACACAGCTTCGAGTCCTTCAATCCTTGACGGCCTTTTATAGTGTGACTTGAGTGGTTATATATCGGTTCGTTTCAGAGCTCCATCAGTGGGGACGAGATACAAAAATGAGATGACTGAATGAGTAATTTTCTATATTATGATGATGAGATAAATGGCACATATAGAGAAGATATGTTACTAGATCTCGATAAAGCCCATGACGAAATGAGCTTCCAGTTTAGAGGAATCTACGAAGCTGCTTCAGTGGAACCACACTGCTTCTGGCTCATAGCGTTTGCCAAGTAGCCAATCAGATTTAAGTATTCCGAGAAGTTGACTTTTCCATCGCTGTTTTCGTCTAGTCCTTTCTGCATCTCTTTGATTGCAGAGGAGCTGTCGGCATCCTGAACAAGACACAAAGGGTTAAACGTGGATCTATCGTCGTCATTATAGGGATGGGACACGAGATTGGATCCATGAGAATGAAACTAGACGCGTAATATATAAATTGTGCGATTCAGTTCAACATTTTTGcctcagtttattttatttatttatatatttggtcATTGTAGCACTGCTTTATAATAGCAGATGTACAGGAGGTGTAACTTTCAACCATTTTTCTCCAATCAAAATgtacagacacaaaaaaaatctcacaagatcatTTTTCTCATCTTGTGCCAATTTTGATTCGCGAGATCTTACGgcatgagatcttgtcccatccctaatcatCCTCATTATACGACAGTACAACTAAATAGAACTTTAAAGTACTGCAGGCACACACCTCCATGATGCCTCCAAGCTGCTTGCTCACGAGTTTCTTGAAGGAGCTGGAGTCCAGGTTTTCTTTCCCTTTGGACGACTTTATGTAAGTCATGACTACCGTCTTTATGGCGTCCTCCATTTCTAcagaaaatcaacaaaaagtGTGAGAAATATGGCCAGTACAAACAAATACTACGCATGATATTAGGAGCATAAAACTGTGTCAATATTGCTGTCTGTAAATCCACCTCATGTACTTAGAGTTAAATCCTGTTTGGTCTTTCTAAAGGTCTAAATCTGAATTGTGAAGCCTCTCATAATCTCTAATTACTTCTCGTCCTTGTTTCTGGAGTACTTCCCAGCTAGCCATGGCCGTGAGCCTAGCGGAAATAGGCTTTCATTGATGAAGATGGATGAATGACATAACAAAAACATCCTTGTTCACATCTTGATAACGTGAATAAAAAGCATGTGATTTGAGATGGAGTGAGATAAGGAGGAGCTCTGaggacagtggacagtggagGGGAGTCTCTATACATGTTTTGGGAGCTGTGATCTGTGACGATGGATATTTgacccagaggagcagcaggaggcccCGGGGTCATGTTACTGCAACCAGCCATATGCTGCGCCatacatcacaacacaacaaacaaacatggaccaaaTCTGCCCCAGGAGAAACAACACGGATCAAATATGCACGGACAAACCAAATCCAGAGAAGTGCAGTTAGAAAAAGAGCAAATGTTTATaattcacagagaaacacaaacaaataaatggtaTTGTTCACTGAGTAACTTAATACTCATATAACTAAATTTCATATTGAGGATATTTGAAGGCAGAGTAAAATCGTACCACACCATACAGTAGCATGATTATGTAAAGTGACTCAGTTAGTAGAGCAGACACCTATGCACGGGTTTCAGATGAGGTGTCGCCAAAGCAAGTAAGACTTTTCAAAGCATAATGGGCTAAAGCAGctgtgtgtcaaactcattttcacagagggccacatcatcaaaatggtcgctctcaaagggccagatgaaactataatatatatataaacgtaaccaaatgcaatgtaaaataaatgcaaataatttttctatatttatgacttattcaaattacaaatattgcatatggatttgcatagatatgaaaaaatgtctgtgtaactgtgtatttcctgataaactaatattttaagacagtcataccttttaatttatgttgtcacgggccacataacatgacctggcgggccacattttacccaagggccttgagtttgacacatgtgggctAAAGTCCTaaaaagtccttcaaatcaggaagtaaTTTGAAGGACTTTCACTGCTATGAATCTATAGTTTGACCTTGTAAATCTTTCCGCCAGTGACACACCACAATTTTAAGTGAGTCAATGATATCGCACCTTTTTTCTGCGCTCTAACTTCAATCTCATACACGTCTCTATTGCGGGAAGTGAAGCTTGCAATTCTGGCCCCGAGGTACAATTAGCTTTGATGAGACACCACTATGTTTATGCTCATCTTAATATGCGCTTTTGGAAAACCGCTTCCTTTATTGCGCAATGGCATGTTTGCAGCCAAAGTTATTGCTAAAATAttaagtgaatgtaatttgcaTGAGTAAAATAATGCAGCTTGGTCATGGTATTTAAGTGTTGCAATGCTCACTTCTTCACAGAGTTACATTAcactgtggtggtggtggtggtggtaaaGTGGACAGTGTTGGTCACATTGTTTGCACACACTGACAGCCTCTACCTGACGTTAcctgtaaagtattttcttcaGGGGAGCAGAATTCCGAGACGACAGCTCTCGGAAAACTCCACATTGAAGATTCATTGATAACTATCGCTCATTAGTCACATAGCAGCGCGGGGTGAGGCGTCTTCCAAACCGCGCGCTGCCACATTTCCAGCGTGTATTGGAAACTGAGGCTAATGATGGTGATGGGTGCTCGGGCTCGTGTTATCGGGGTAACTGTACACCGCTGTAAATGTCCCATCTGACGCCACGCCTTCAACATGGCCGACAAACAAAGGCCAAAATAGACAGACAGAGACGAGCTGATAACCAAAGCAGGACAACACCAATTAGGGCTCCGCTGCATTAACCTAATTACAGGGCGAGAGAGCGGGACACGCTACTGATCAGGCATCCAGAAAGGGTCAGATTGGATTTCAtggcaccacacacacacactttagagCGATCATTTGTCATCATATGCTAGCTCTTCATTATTTAATAAGTTGCTATAATTGTCTTGACACCTACCCAGGCCAGCTCCTCATGCACGACACAAGAAAAGCCCCATGTCCCCATTCACCTTGTGTGTGGAGCTGAGGGACACTCTGTCAGGGCTCTTGACAGACCACCATCCATTAGTGTCCTCCAGCCCGCGTAATGAGATGAACATGAGAGTAACCAAGCCCCAGGTCTACACGAGAGGTGACAGCAGCATCAGTTAAAAACAAAGCGTTCATTGTGGTGGTGTTTTTTTACATTGGAGTCATAGATATATTGTTCAGTGAATGGTCAGTCCAGTTTTTGCGTTGCTATATTACATACCTGCCATAACTTTGCATTAATGTTGAACTTGGATAACTAAAGGCGCGtaagcaacttttctggtgttattgctttgcatggaatgtttcacagtacagcattaacgTTATCTATCTCcgtgaagacaagcaagtgacacctcCAGCTCACTTACTGTAAGAATGCGTGTTACTCAAGGTATTTTCGACCAATAGAAACATGCAGCTGTGATGAAATAAATTCAAGTTAATGCCAtgttgtgaaatattccagcaataacacctccatggagattaaaaGGTAGTGCAGCGTTCACAGATATGACTCATGGTAGATGCTAAATAACTACTTTTCATTCTGATTTCACTGATTTAGTTACAGTGGATTTTTTACTTAAGACATGAAACACTGTGGAAAAGAGTTTACTAGAATTGTCTtgcttttttatacagttataGAGTCAAAGGCATAAATTCGTcttcaatattatttttatcatcataATTTTCTTAATAAATCTGTTGCACACGTAGGGCTGTCATAATAACACACTTTGAAGCATTTTCTCTGtgtcgctacagagaaatattgcattgacacaaagcaggataatcccaggtAACCCATTTTTAACATAAAGTATCATTAAAAAGTCTGAAATGCAACAAGTGGATAGTAGAATGAAGCAATAACTATCCACAGAAatgatttattcaaccctctacagctcaagtcttatcgttttacacaaaaacagctaaaatctccctactattgcaaagaaattgtacacttCATAAagactgagccccaaaatatattgttccagctcgATAAGTCGTTATATAATTATCAAGCACATGGAAATCGTTACTGTGACATCATAACAGTAGTTCACAGTCTTGCAAAGCTTATATTTAATATCAAGAGGCCTCAGTGTCTGCAGAGGGAAAGGCTCTGCAGTGTGCATCTTCCTCTATAATCTCGTTTACCAATGTATGCAGTCATTTAGTACACAACGTggctatataaaaacacatttcccaGTGTTTTCTCTTGTAATAGTTCAGTAAACatatctctgtctgtctctgaaCAAATGGGACTAGTCTGGGCTTTATAATTACCAGTTCAGTAACTCAGTGTGAGCTTGTGCACACTGGTATAAAGctcgtttagtccaggttctgCACTGGCTTCAACGGCTCTTAGAAAATTAGCATAATGTAGTTTTCCCTTTAACGACTGTCTCCAGGAATAAACCTAAAACGCTTTATTCCACCCAGTGATGTCAGTGCTCAAATCTCCAATATCTAGAAATGGTTCTGTAATGaattaaatgaattaaatgaaTTATGTTATTATTCTCCCATGCACCCAACTtattaacttaaataaaagCAGCTATTGTTATCAACCTTATTTAACCTACTTCAGTCCTCAGAGGACGAACTGAGAGCAAGTttgtgcgccctctgctggcaattCTAGTGTTTAGTATGTATAGAATCAGTGCTAAAATATTACATACTCATTATGCTAAGATTCTAACGCCTGTACTAAGCTCGTGCCAGTAGGTTTGTGTAATAGATGTTAACAAAACTACTACAACGCAGCGGATGTCATCTGTTTCAACACATCATGAGGACTGCACTAACACCACTCACTAGTGCGCATGTTTGTAAAGAATGTTAGTTAACAAAGAGCCTCTTCAGACTGTGTTTTTGGTGagtttgtggcatttttcaCTGGCAGCACATGACCTTACATCATGATTGTGCTATTGTCATATTCACATCAGAATCTGCAGTGAGCCATGGAAGGAGCTTTATTatatgtcttttatttttaagttgtgTATCCAATgctgttttcattcatttaactCGTCCATTATGATTCAAGCTCTAGTAAATTAACAAAATGACCATAGCCTGTGGTCTGGACTGAGAAATGACTCACGGGTCAAAGGTGACCACTAACCTTTGCCTTCAGGGCGCGTGCATCACACAGTTATGTAAAAGGATCACCGCTCTGCAGCTGGTCAGAAGCTGTTGAGGGGATTGTGTGTTTGCACTGACTTGGTCTGAGGCCATGAGACGTGTACAAACAAGTTCAGGTAAATCAGGCTGGGCCACCCCACCTTAGGACAACAGGCGCGTGACGGCGCTGTTCTTCGGGGGGTGCCCTCTCTGCCCTGCTACA is part of the Periophthalmus magnuspinnatus isolate fPerMag1 chromosome 16, fPerMag1.2.pri, whole genome shotgun sequence genome and harbors:
- the si:ch211-105c13.3 gene encoding protein S100-A16 isoform X1 codes for the protein MTEMEDAIKTVVMTYIKSSKGKENLDSSSFKKLVSKQLGGIMEDADSSSAIKEMQKGLDENSDGKVNFSEYLNLIGYLANAMSQKQCGSTEAAS
- the s100t gene encoding S100 calcium binding protein T: MGGVKGVFKTCPSSGPASVAFPLFLCSFDRKASTHPSLRMSLPNLENASTLESAMQLMIQTFHKYSGNEGDKYTLSRAELKELLTTELGNYLGNAQDKEAVDKVMGDLDSNNDGEVDFTEFIILVGALTVACNDFFLEYNEKDQKKK
- the si:ch211-105c13.3 gene encoding protein S100-A16 isoform X2, encoding MEDAIKTVVMTYIKSSKGKENLDSSSFKKLVSKQLGGIMEDADSSSAIKEMQKGLDENSDGKVNFSEYLNLIGYLANAMSQKQCGSTEAAS